The following are encoded in a window of Trichocoleus desertorum ATA4-8-CV12 genomic DNA:
- a CDS encoding glycosyltransferase family 2 protein: MTSTLSKIPVSVLIPAKNEEENLPACLASVARADEVFVVDSQSSDRSIEISESQGANVMQFHFNGRWPKKKNWSLENLPFRNEWVLIVDCDERITPELWDEIAAVIQQPDCNGYYLNRRVFFLGKWIRHGGKYPDWNLRLFRHAKGRYENLNTEEIRNTGDNEVHEHVVLEGKVGYLKNDMLHEDFRDLFHWLERHNRYSNWEARVYLNLLTGNGENGTIGANLFGDSVQRKRFLKKIWVQLPFKPLLRFILFYIIRLGFLDGKAGYIYGRLLSQYEYQIGVKLYELRDCGGKLNTSSTPKSVKPAPQPEASPTQSPL, translated from the coding sequence ATGACCTCCACGCTCTCTAAGATTCCAGTCTCCGTTCTGATTCCCGCTAAAAACGAAGAAGAAAATCTTCCAGCTTGTCTGGCTAGTGTTGCAAGAGCCGACGAAGTGTTTGTGGTCGATTCTCAAAGTAGCGATCGCTCCATAGAAATTTCTGAAAGCCAAGGCGCAAATGTGATGCAATTCCACTTCAATGGTCGCTGGCCCAAAAAGAAAAACTGGTCGCTGGAAAATCTACCCTTCCGCAACGAGTGGGTACTAATCGTCGATTGTGACGAGCGGATTACGCCAGAATTGTGGGATGAAATTGCAGCTGTGATTCAGCAACCCGACTGCAACGGCTACTACCTCAATCGCCGAGTGTTTTTCTTGGGCAAATGGATTCGTCACGGTGGCAAATATCCCGATTGGAATCTCAGACTATTCCGCCATGCTAAAGGCCGCTACGAGAACCTCAACACCGAGGAGATCCGCAACACAGGGGACAATGAAGTTCACGAACATGTGGTTTTAGAAGGCAAAGTCGGCTATCTAAAAAACGACATGCTGCACGAGGACTTCCGCGATTTATTCCACTGGTTAGAGCGCCACAACCGCTATTCCAACTGGGAAGCTCGCGTTTACCTCAACTTGCTTACAGGTAACGGTGAGAATGGGACAATTGGCGCTAATTTGTTTGGCGATTCAGTCCAGCGCAAACGCTTCTTGAAAAAGATTTGGGTACAGTTACCCTTTAAGCCACTGTTACGCTTTATTTTGTTCTACATCATCCGTCTAGGCTTTTTGGATGGCAAAGCGGGCTACATCTACGGGCGCTTATTGAGCCAGTATGAGTACCAAATTGGGGTCAAGTTATACGAGTTACGCGATTGTGGTGGCAAGCTCAACACAAGCAGCACGCCCAAATCTGTAAAACCTGCACCTCAACCAGAAGCCTCGCCTACCCAATCTCCTCTATGA
- the galE gene encoding UDP-glucose 4-epimerase GalE has product MAQAKPTILVTGGAGYIGSHAVLALQQAGYGVVVLDNLVYGHRDLVEQVLKAELVVGDTSDRALLDQVFATHSIAAVMHFAAYAYVGESVTDPAKYYQNNVMGTLTLLEAMLAASIKKFVFSSTCATYGVPKTVPIPEDHPQQPINPYGTSKLMVERILTDFDVAYDFKSVCFRYFNAAGADPGGLLGEDHNPETHLLPLVLMTALGQRESVSIFGTDYPTPDGTCIRDYIHVSDLATAHLLGLEYLLQGGNSEVFNLGNGNGFSVRQAIEVAQQVIGKSIAAIERDRRPGDPPSLIGSSDKARSQLNWQPQYSSLHDILSHAWQWHQKRHP; this is encoded by the coding sequence GTGGCACAAGCCAAACCCACAATTTTGGTCACAGGTGGAGCAGGGTATATCGGCTCCCATGCGGTCTTAGCACTGCAACAAGCGGGTTATGGAGTCGTGGTGTTAGACAACTTAGTCTACGGACACCGAGACTTAGTAGAGCAAGTGCTGAAAGCTGAACTGGTGGTGGGAGATACCAGCGATCGCGCCCTACTAGACCAGGTATTCGCGACTCACAGCATTGCCGCAGTCATGCACTTTGCTGCTTATGCCTACGTGGGCGAATCGGTAACAGATCCCGCCAAGTACTACCAAAACAACGTCATGGGGACGCTAACACTGTTAGAAGCGATGTTAGCTGCGTCCATCAAAAAGTTTGTCTTCTCTTCCACCTGTGCCACCTACGGCGTTCCTAAAACAGTGCCGATTCCGGAGGATCATCCGCAACAGCCGATCAACCCCTATGGGACGAGTAAGCTGATGGTGGAGAGGATATTGACAGATTTCGATGTTGCCTATGACTTCAAGTCTGTCTGTTTTCGCTACTTCAACGCGGCGGGAGCTGATCCAGGTGGCTTACTGGGAGAAGACCACAACCCGGAAACCCACCTGCTGCCTTTGGTCCTCATGACCGCGCTGGGTCAACGAGAGTCTGTGTCAATTTTTGGCACCGATTATCCAACACCAGATGGCACCTGCATCCGCGACTATATCCATGTCTCTGACTTGGCTACCGCCCATCTTTTGGGGTTAGAGTATCTGCTGCAAGGTGGTAATAGTGAAGTGTTTAATTTGGGGAACGGGAATGGTTTTTCGGTGCGGCAGGCGATTGAAGTTGCTCAACAGGTTATAGGAAAATCCATTGCAGCCATTGAGCGCGATCGCCGACCGGGTGATCCCCCTAGCTTAATTGGCAGTAGCGACAAAGCTCGATCCCAACTCAATTGGCAACCCCAATACTCCAGCCTGCATGATATTCTGTCTCACGCTTGGCAGTGGCACCAAAAGCGCCACCCATAG
- a CDS encoding glycosyltransferase family 2 protein yields MPDPQISAVICTHNREQYLGAAIDSLLEQDFPNFEVIVVDNASTDRTREIIEARLSDPRLQYIYESVPGLSVARNTGAKVAKSDLIAYLDDDAEASPGWLSALYRAYQSNEKLAIAGGKVTLLWPPNVTAPRWLSPGLAANLGDYDLGDAIVEIQNPNLTPRGLNYSVRRSFLDQIGGFDVNLGRVGKNLLSNEELYLTEQALKRGWQVAYIPDALVAHNVSLERTKPAWFLNRGWWQGISEHYREKIAGRTGAGQLRRGGERLVRGLYKSVKYFADPAQRFDNFVYAYCQIGYLQAVIQGMLAASDPKQPELSTSGTKQPD; encoded by the coding sequence ATGCCTGATCCGCAGATTTCTGCCGTAATTTGTACTCACAACCGGGAACAATATTTAGGCGCAGCAATTGATAGCCTGCTGGAGCAGGATTTTCCCAACTTTGAAGTAATTGTGGTAGACAACGCCTCTACCGATCGCACCCGTGAGATTATCGAGGCGCGTTTATCCGATCCGCGATTGCAATACATTTATGAGTCAGTTCCAGGTCTCTCAGTGGCTCGCAACACGGGCGCGAAGGTGGCTAAGAGCGACCTCATTGCCTATTTAGACGATGATGCAGAAGCGAGTCCGGGATGGTTGAGTGCGCTTTATCGAGCTTACCAAAGCAATGAAAAACTCGCGATCGCAGGAGGCAAGGTAACGCTGCTCTGGCCCCCTAATGTCACGGCTCCCCGTTGGTTATCTCCAGGGTTGGCGGCAAATCTGGGCGACTACGACTTGGGCGATGCGATCGTAGAAATCCAAAATCCTAATCTGACCCCGCGCGGCCTCAATTATTCAGTGCGTCGGTCCTTCTTAGATCAAATTGGCGGTTTTGATGTCAATTTGGGGCGAGTGGGCAAAAACCTACTCTCCAACGAGGAACTCTACCTCACCGAGCAAGCCTTAAAGCGGGGCTGGCAGGTTGCTTACATTCCCGATGCGTTGGTGGCTCACAATGTCTCTTTGGAGCGCACCAAACCCGCTTGGTTCCTGAATCGAGGCTGGTGGCAAGGTATTAGTGAGCATTACCGCGAAAAAATTGCAGGCCGTACGGGTGCAGGTCAACTGAGACGGGGAGGAGAACGCCTAGTGAGAGGATTGTACAAATCCGTTAAATATTTCGCTGACCCAGCCCAGCGCTTTGATAACTTTGTCTACGCCTACTGCCAAATTGGTTATCTACAAGCCGTGATTCAAGGCATGCTAGCAGCTTCAGATCCCAAGCAACCTGAACTCAGTACTTCAGGCACTAAGCAACCTGACTAG